CGTTCGATCTGGCACGGGAGTTCGGGCCGCGCGGGATCACGGTGAATGTCGTGGCGCCCGGCTATGTGGAGGACACCGAGTTCTTCGGCGGTCCGGTGGAGGAGACGCGGCGGGCCCGGCTCGTCGCGGAGACCTCCATGGGCCGGGCCGGTACGCCCGCGGACGTCGCCGACACCCTGCACTGGCTCGCGTCGCCCGGCGCCGGACACGTCACCGCGCAGATCGTCCAGGTCAACGGAGGCGCGGAGCGCGGGCACTGAGGGCGTGGGGGCGGGCCCCGAGGCCGGGGCCCGCCCCCACGTTCACGTCGACGCGCCGACGGTGCCCGTGCTCACCCTCGGTCCGAGGCCCTCGGGGCCTCGTGGACGCGGCTCCGATGGGTGCGGAGGGCCGTGCCGTCGCCGTTGTGGGAGGCGGGGTGGGTCGGGGGGAGGACCGCGTCGGCGGTGTTGACGCGGGGGAGGGCGTAGGGGTGGGTCTCGGTGAGCCAGTGGATCAGCTGTTCGCGGACGGTGACGCGGACGGTCCACAGGTCGTCCGGGTCCTTGGCGGTCATCAGGGCGCGCACCTCCATGGTGGAGGGGGTCGAGTCGGTGACCGTCAGGTCGTAGTGGCGGCCGTCCCAGGCGGGGCAGGAACGCAGGATGTCCCGGAGCCGGTCGCGCATCGCGGGCAGCGGCGCGGCGTGGTCGACGTGCAGGAAGACCGTGCCGGTCATCTGGGCGCCGCCCCGCGACCAGTTCTCGAACGGCTTCGAGGTGAAGTACGACACCGGCATGGTGATCCGGCGCTCGTCCCAGGTGCGGACCGTCAGGAACGTGAGGGTGATCTCGTCGACCGTGCCCCACTCGCCCTCCACCACGACCACGTCACCGAGGCGGACCATGTCGCCGAAGGCGATCTGCAGCCCCGCGAAGAGGTTGCTCAACGTGGACTGCGCGGCGATACCGGCGACGATGCCCAGGAGTCCGGCCGAGGCCAGCAGTGAGGCCCCGGCCGCGCGCATCGCCGGGAACGTCAGCAGCATCGCGGCCGCGGCCACCACCCCGACGATCGCCGAGACGACCCGCATGATCAGCGTGACCTGCGTCCGTACCCGGCGTA
The DNA window shown above is from Streptomyces akebiae and carries:
- a CDS encoding mechanosensitive ion channel family protein, giving the protein MENLLRPLIVIGGSVVLTLLIGWTTDLLLRKADERHHETPLWGLLRRGRIPYQLVLCAAFLRASYDEAQLLEQHRTAIGRTLTLVLIGATAWLVIRIAAAIVESTYSRYARAHRDPARVRRVRTQVTLIMRVVSAIVGVVAAAAMLLTFPAMRAAGASLLASAGLLGIVAGIAAQSTLSNLFAGLQIAFGDMVRLGDVVVVEGEWGTVDEITLTFLTVRTWDERRITMPVSYFTSKPFENWSRGGAQMTGTVFLHVDHAAPLPAMRDRLRDILRSCPAWDGRHYDLTVTDSTPSTMEVRALMTAKDPDDLWTVRVTVREQLIHWLTETHPYALPRVNTADAVLPPTHPASHNGDGTALRTHRSRVHEAPRASDRG